In the genome of Deltaproteobacteria bacterium, one region contains:
- a CDS encoding M20 family metallopeptidase produces the protein MEEKRDLNLQASRIAAATEDFREEIFSFLKSAVDINSHSSNPDGINRIGEMVVDLMPDSLGHRVVVDRNGVNHHLFSNCSENGSPVVLVGHLDTVFPPDSPFQKFSDLGNRFQGPGVADMKGGIAVLVFALRVLDGLGCLSDIPVRCMINGDEETGSPYSEALIREMAQGAACGLVFECGGLQGEIVNLRRGIRRYKLKVTGQARHAGVKGGPKASALVELSRMVLALEDLNNIDAEISVNVGRMSGGMVTNIVPDYAEAYFETRFWDMEAEKQAVGRIEELAEKAMTPGCSVELRCHHRRPASRTVDGQDALLTLVSESADDLGQAARFEKRGGTSDMNFLTDEGVPALDGLGPVGDKDHTHDEFIFKESLMERTALTALTLANFQRRSRDFSP, from the coding sequence ATGGAAGAAAAAAGAGATCTGAACTTACAGGCATCACGTATCGCGGCAGCGACCGAAGATTTCCGGGAGGAGATCTTCAGCTTTCTTAAATCCGCTGTCGATATCAACAGCCATTCCAGCAATCCCGATGGGATCAACCGTATTGGCGAGATGGTCGTAGATCTCATGCCCGACAGCCTGGGACATAGGGTTGTTGTCGACAGGAACGGTGTCAACCACCACCTCTTCAGCAACTGTTCGGAAAATGGCAGCCCCGTAGTGCTTGTCGGCCACCTTGACACGGTCTTTCCACCCGATTCCCCATTCCAGAAATTTTCCGACCTCGGGAACAGGTTTCAGGGGCCCGGCGTCGCCGACATGAAGGGTGGGATAGCTGTGTTGGTCTTTGCCCTGCGGGTACTGGATGGCCTGGGCTGCCTGTCAGACATCCCGGTGCGCTGCATGATAAACGGGGATGAGGAAACAGGTTCCCCCTACTCTGAGGCGCTTATCAGGGAAATGGCACAGGGGGCTGCCTGTGGCCTGGTCTTCGAGTGTGGCGGCCTTCAGGGGGAGATAGTTAACCTCCGCCGGGGGATCAGGCGGTATAAGCTCAAGGTGACCGGGCAGGCTCGCCATGCCGGGGTCAAGGGTGGACCCAAAGCCAGCGCCCTCGTGGAGTTGTCCCGAATGGTCCTGGCGCTGGAAGACCTTAATAATATCGATGCGGAGATCTCGGTCAATGTGGGGCGTATGTCAGGGGGAATGGTCACCAATATAGTTCCCGATTACGCGGAGGCGTATTTCGAAACGCGTTTCTGGGACATGGAGGCAGAAAAACAGGCTGTGGGGCGGATCGAGGAACTCGCGGAGAAGGCTATGACTCCCGGGTGTTCCGTTGAGCTCAGGTGCCACCACCGGAGGCCCGCCAGCCGAACGGTTGACGGCCAGGATGCTCTTTTGACCCTGGTGTCAGAGTCGGCCGATGATCTGGGGCAGGCGGCACGCTTTGAGAAAAGGGGGGGCACCTCCGACATGAATTTCCTGACCGATGAAGGTGTTCCTGCCCTGGACGGCCTGGGGCCGGTGGGAGACAAGGATCATACCCACGATGAATTTATCTTCAAGGAGTCGCTCATGGAGCGGACGGCCCTGACAGCATTGACGCTGGCCAATTTCCAGCGCCGGTCGCGGGACTTCTCCCCCTGA